A stretch of the Thermus thermophilus genome encodes the following:
- a CDS encoding Mrp/NBP35 family ATP-binding protein produces the protein MALTEERVLEALRTVMDPELGKDLVSLGMVGEVRVEEGRVDLLVNLTTPACPLKGQIEADIRRALAPLGAEEVRVRFGGGVRPPERYALPGVKHVVAVASGKGGVGKSTVAANLALALSREGAKVGLLDADLYGPSQAKMFGLEGMRLKVDGDRRILPLEAHGIKVLSIANIVPPGQALAWRGPILHGTLKQFLQDVNWGELDYLVVDLPPGTGDVQLSLSQLTQVSGGVIVTTPQEVALMDAERAADMFRKLQVPVLGVLENMSAFLCPHCGKPTPIFGEGGGRRLAERLKARFLGEVPLTLALRESGDRGVPILAQDPEGLEAQAFLKAARELAAALSVRTFLPLPMA, from the coding sequence ATGGCGCTTACGGAAGAGCGGGTCCTCGAGGCCCTGCGCACCGTGATGGACCCCGAGCTCGGCAAGGACCTCGTCTCCTTGGGGATGGTGGGCGAGGTCCGGGTGGAGGAGGGGCGGGTGGACCTCCTGGTCAACCTCACCACCCCGGCCTGCCCCCTCAAGGGGCAGATTGAGGCGGACATCCGGCGCGCCCTCGCCCCCTTGGGGGCGGAGGAGGTGCGGGTGCGCTTCGGCGGGGGCGTGCGCCCCCCCGAGCGCTACGCCCTCCCCGGGGTCAAGCACGTGGTGGCCGTGGCCTCGGGCAAGGGCGGGGTGGGGAAGAGCACCGTGGCCGCCAACCTGGCCCTGGCCTTAAGCCGGGAAGGGGCCAAGGTGGGCCTTTTGGACGCCGACCTCTACGGGCCGAGCCAGGCGAAGATGTTCGGCCTCGAGGGCATGCGCCTCAAGGTGGACGGGGACCGCAGGATCCTCCCCTTGGAAGCCCACGGGATCAAGGTCCTCTCCATCGCCAACATCGTCCCCCCGGGGCAGGCCTTGGCCTGGCGGGGGCCCATCCTCCACGGCACCCTGAAGCAGTTCCTCCAGGACGTCAACTGGGGGGAGCTGGACTACCTGGTGGTGGACCTTCCCCCGGGGACGGGGGACGTGCAGCTGAGCCTTTCCCAGCTCACCCAGGTCTCGGGCGGGGTCATCGTCACCACGCCCCAGGAGGTGGCCCTCATGGACGCCGAGCGGGCGGCGGACATGTTCCGGAAGCTCCAGGTCCCGGTCCTCGGCGTCCTGGAGAACATGAGCGCCTTCCTCTGCCCCCACTGCGGCAAGCCCACCCCCATCTTCGGGGAGGGGGGCGGGAGGCGCCTGGCGGAAAGGCTTAAGGCCCGCTTCCTGGGGGAGGTCCCCCTCACCCTGGCCTTGCGGGAGAGCGGGGACCGGGGCGTGCCCATCCTGGCGCAGGACCCCGAGGGCCTCGAGGCCCAGGCCTTCTTAAAGGCGGCCCGGGAGCTCGCCGCCGCCTTGAGCGTGAGGACCTTCCTCCCCCTCCCCATGGCCTGA
- a CDS encoding ATP-binding protein — protein MPEDHLLERLEKLEGIVETTVRVLPPLVQDLSRRIDGLREEMQGVAARLEARIQQTEAKLEGEIRRVRSELEGRIQQAENRLEGQIQRVRSELEARVQQVETKLEERIQQVETKLEGRIQEVETRLEERIQQVETKLEGRIQEVETRLEERIQQVETKLEGRIQEVETKLEERIQQVETKLEGRIQEVETKLEERIQQVETKLEGRIQQVETRLEGRIEALRQEVKSEINTAFNKAMLLFAAIGTVLALLSLLR, from the coding sequence GTGCCTGAGGACCACCTCCTGGAACGCCTGGAGAAGTTGGAGGGGATCGTGGAGACCACGGTGCGGGTGCTCCCGCCCTTGGTCCAGGACCTCTCCCGGCGCATTGACGGGCTACGAGAGGAGATGCAGGGCGTGGCGGCTCGCCTGGAGGCCCGCATCCAGCAGACGGAGGCCAAGCTGGAGGGCGAGATCCGGCGGGTCCGGTCCGAGCTGGAGGGGCGGATCCAACAGGCGGAGAACAGGTTGGAGGGCCAGATCCAGCGGGTCCGGTCCGAGTTGGAGGCTCGGGTCCAGCAGGTGGAGACCAAGCTGGAAGAGCGCATCCAGCAGGTGGAGACCAAGCTGGAGGGGCGTATCCAGGAAGTGGAGACCAGGCTGGAAGAGCGCATCCAGCAGGTGGAGACCAAGCTGGAGGGGCGTATCCAGGAAGTGGAGACCAGGCTGGAAGAGCGCATCCAGCAGGTGGAGACCAAGCTGGAAGGACGTATCCAGGAAGTGGAAACCAAGCTGGAAGAGCGCATCCAGCAGGTGGAGACCAAGCTGGAAGGACGTATCCAGGAAGTGGAAACCAAGCTGGAAGAGCGCATCCAGCAGGTGGAGACCAAGCTGGAGGGGCGCATCCAGCAGGTGGAAACCAGGCTGGAGGGACGCATAGAAGCCCTCCGCCAGGAAGTGAAGAGCGAGATCAATACTGCCTTCAACAAGGCCATGCTCCTCTTCGCCGCCATCGGGACGGTCTTGGCCCTGCTCTCCCTTCTCCGTTAG
- a CDS encoding phosphoglucomutase/phosphomannomutase family protein, translating into MSAPIRFGTEGFRGVIAREFTFATLHRLAEAYGRHLLERGGGLVVVGHDTRFLADAFARALAGHLAGMGLKVALLQGPVPTPLLSFAVRHLGAVGGAMLTASHNPPPYLGVKFKDATGGPIAQEEAKAIEALVPEEARALEGAYETLDLREAYFEALKAHLDLKALSAFPGVLYHDSMGGAGAGFLKGFLRHVGLEIPVRPIREEPHPLFHGVNPEPIPKNLGVTLAVLGPETPPSFAVATDGDADRVGVVLPGGIFFNPHQVLTTLALYRFRKGHKGRAVKNFAVTWLLDRLGERLGFGVTTTPVGFKWIKEEFLKGDCFIGGEESGGVGYPEHLPERDGILTSLLLLESVAATGKDLAEQFKEVEALAGLTHAYDRLDLPLEAPLDLTPFREPRPLAGLTPKGVDTLDGVKWLYEEAWVLFRASGTEPVVRIYVEAQSPELVRALLEEARKLVER; encoded by the coding sequence ATGAGCGCGCCCATCCGCTTCGGCACCGAAGGCTTCCGCGGGGTCATCGCCCGGGAGTTCACCTTCGCCACCCTCCACCGCCTGGCCGAGGCCTACGGCCGCCACCTCCTGGAGCGGGGCGGGGGGCTCGTGGTGGTGGGGCACGACACCCGCTTCCTCGCCGACGCCTTCGCCCGGGCCCTGGCGGGCCACCTCGCGGGGATGGGCCTGAAGGTGGCCCTCCTCCAGGGCCCCGTCCCCACCCCCCTCCTCTCCTTCGCCGTGCGCCACCTTGGGGCGGTGGGCGGGGCCATGCTCACCGCAAGCCACAACCCGCCCCCCTACCTCGGGGTGAAGTTCAAGGACGCCACCGGGGGGCCCATTGCCCAGGAGGAGGCCAAGGCCATCGAGGCCCTGGTCCCCGAGGAGGCCCGGGCCCTGGAGGGGGCCTACGAGACCCTGGACCTCCGGGAGGCCTACTTTGAGGCCCTGAAGGCCCACCTGGACCTGAAGGCCCTCTCCGCCTTTCCCGGCGTCCTCTACCACGACAGCATGGGCGGGGCGGGGGCGGGCTTCCTCAAGGGCTTCCTCCGCCACGTGGGCCTGGAGATCCCCGTGAGGCCCATCCGGGAGGAGCCCCACCCCCTCTTCCACGGGGTGAACCCCGAGCCCATCCCCAAGAACCTGGGGGTGACCCTGGCGGTGCTGGGGCCCGAGACCCCCCCGAGCTTCGCCGTGGCCACGGACGGGGACGCGGACCGGGTGGGGGTGGTCCTCCCCGGCGGGATCTTCTTCAACCCCCACCAGGTCCTCACCACCCTGGCCCTCTACCGCTTCCGCAAGGGCCATAAGGGCCGGGCGGTGAAGAACTTCGCCGTGACCTGGCTTTTGGACCGCCTGGGGGAACGGCTCGGCTTCGGGGTCACCACCACCCCGGTGGGCTTCAAGTGGATCAAGGAGGAGTTCCTCAAAGGGGACTGCTTCATCGGCGGAGAAGAGTCCGGGGGCGTGGGGTACCCCGAGCACCTCCCCGAGCGGGACGGGATCCTCACAAGCCTCCTTCTCCTGGAGAGCGTGGCCGCCACGGGGAAGGACCTGGCCGAGCAGTTCAAGGAGGTGGAGGCCCTCGCGGGCCTCACCCACGCCTACGACCGCCTGGACCTCCCCTTGGAAGCCCCCCTGGACCTCACCCCCTTCCGCGAACCCCGCCCCCTGGCCGGCCTCACCCCCAAAGGGGTGGACACCCTGGACGGGGTGAAGTGGCTCTATGAAGAGGCCTGGGTCCTTTTCCGGGCCTCGGGCACGGAGCCCGTGGTGCGGATCTACGTGGAGGCCCAAAGCCCCGAGCTCGTCCGGGCGCTTCTGGAGGAGGCGCGGAAGCTCGTGGAAAGGTGA
- a CDS encoding UDP-glucose dehydrogenase family protein has protein sequence MKVAVIGTGYVGLTTALSLAYVGHEVVGVDLDEGKVAGLKRGEPPFYEPHAKETLALVRDRLSFTTRYEEAIPQAEVVFLAVGTPSLEDGSPDLSQVREAAWAIGRHLGEGFTVVVNKSTVPVGSGNYVEALVRRAFREAHGGEPDGRLAVASNPEFLREGQALYDSLYPDRIVVGAEDKRALEVLRELYEPILEQSFAPPPFLPRPEHMGAVPFVTTDLASAELIKYGANAFLALKISFINELARLAERVGADIREVARGIGLDSRIGPRFLQAGLGWGGSCFPKDTAALLAMAREYGLSLPITEAARAVNFSQRELLVEKLLAELKTLKGRTIALLGLAFKPNTDDLRESPALALAELLLKRGAFVRAHDPVALPRAKREVALPLEYAEDPRTLLEGADAVVLATDWPEYRTWPWGELKGFVRIPLVVDGRNFLDGKALAALGYRYVGLGVPALGTLEGVRV, from the coding sequence ATGAAGGTTGCCGTCATTGGAACAGGCTACGTCGGCCTCACCACCGCCCTAAGCCTCGCCTACGTGGGGCACGAGGTGGTGGGGGTGGACCTGGACGAGGGCAAGGTGGCCGGGCTTAAGCGGGGCGAGCCGCCTTTCTACGAGCCCCACGCTAAGGAGACCCTGGCCCTGGTGCGGGACCGGCTCTCCTTCACCACGCGGTACGAGGAGGCCATCCCCCAGGCGGAGGTGGTCTTCCTGGCCGTGGGCACCCCTTCCCTGGAGGACGGCTCCCCCGACCTCTCCCAGGTGCGGGAGGCCGCCTGGGCCATCGGGCGGCACCTGGGGGAGGGGTTCACCGTGGTGGTGAACAAGTCCACGGTGCCCGTGGGGAGCGGCAACTATGTGGAGGCCCTGGTGCGGAGGGCCTTTCGGGAGGCCCACGGGGGCGAGCCGGATGGCCGCTTAGCGGTGGCCTCCAACCCCGAGTTCCTGCGGGAGGGCCAGGCCCTCTACGACAGCCTCTACCCCGACCGCATCGTGGTGGGGGCCGAGGACAAACGGGCCCTGGAGGTGCTTAGGGAACTCTACGAGCCCATCCTGGAACAGAGCTTCGCCCCGCCTCCCTTCCTCCCCCGGCCCGAACACATGGGGGCGGTCCCCTTCGTGACCACAGACCTGGCCTCGGCGGAGCTCATCAAGTACGGGGCGAACGCCTTCCTCGCCCTCAAGATCAGCTTCATCAACGAGCTGGCCCGGCTGGCGGAGCGGGTGGGGGCGGACATCCGCGAGGTGGCCCGGGGCATCGGCCTGGACAGCCGCATCGGTCCCCGGTTCCTGCAGGCGGGGCTCGGCTGGGGGGGAAGCTGCTTCCCCAAGGACACGGCGGCCCTCCTCGCCATGGCCCGGGAGTACGGCCTTAGCCTTCCCATCACCGAGGCGGCCCGGGCGGTGAACTTCAGCCAGAGGGAGCTCCTGGTGGAAAAGCTCCTCGCCGAGCTCAAGACCCTGAAGGGCAGGACCATCGCCCTCCTCGGCCTCGCCTTCAAGCCCAACACCGACGACCTCCGGGAAAGCCCCGCCCTGGCCCTGGCGGAGCTTCTCCTAAAGCGGGGGGCCTTTGTGCGGGCCCACGACCCCGTGGCCCTCCCCCGGGCGAAGCGGGAGGTGGCCCTTCCCCTGGAGTACGCCGAGGACCCCAGGACCCTCCTGGAGGGGGCGGATGCCGTGGTCCTGGCCACGGACTGGCCCGAGTACCGCACCTGGCCCTGGGGGGAGCTCAAGGGATTTGTCCGCATCCCCCTGGTGGTGGACGGGAGGAACTTCCTGGACGGAAAGGCCTTGGCCGCCCTGGGGTACCGCTACGTGGGCCTGGGGGTGCCTGCCCTGGGTACCTTGGAGGGGGTGAGGGTCTAG